Genomic window (Chloroflexota bacterium):
GGCGTAGCGCCCAGGAATTGCACGCGCAACTCCCAGCCTCTTGCGGCATTCGCGAACTCGGCGATGCTCACTGCTAAACCGGTTGTGCAGCGCTCGCTTAGGAGCGTGTGCGAAGGTCGTGTCGCCCACTGCGGGCGTTTGCTCCGCATTTGCCCTGCTCTCGTCAGCCTAGATTAGTGGGCGGTTTGCTGCTTCTCCCTTGTCGACTCGGCTGGCTGCGGGTTTGCGCGGTGCCCTTTGATGCTGCGTAGTGTTTCCCCTCAACTTAGAGCCGGAGGCCGGCAAGCTGCTGACCGGCAACTTGTGCGAGTCGCTCGGCCGTGCCGGCTGCGGCGATGGAATGGGGTGAAGCCCAGGTCTCATAGCCGCCCTGTCTTTCCAGCGCCTCTTGCGGGCAGATGTAGCCGAGATAGTCATTGGCAAGCTCGGCGATGAGTGTAGGGTAATAGGGGCTCTGTGCCTTGATGGCTAGTCCGGTCTCGGCGAAGACTTCGCCCGGGAGCGCTACCAGAGCGGCATCACCCACTCGCAGAGACTGTACGCGCGTGTCTAATTCCAGCGGTAGGGCGGCGAGATCGATGCATGCTTGGGCATAGACGTGCAAGAACTGTCGATGCACCGGTTGGCCGACAACCCAGCTAAACGGGCCGGAGTCGTACGAAAAGGCGGCGGGATTGCGCAGAATCTGCTGGGCCACAGAGACGTCTTCCGCCAAGATGGTCTTGCGGGTATAGGTAACGGTTTCCAATACGGCGCTAAGCGGGCAGGTGTCATGCAAGTCCAGCAGTTGGCTCTCGCTAAGCACGTGTCCCGCGAGCACGGAGGCCATGCGCTTGGCTTGGGCATGGCCGGTCTCGTGCCACGACCGCTTGCCGCTATAGTCATTGTTGTTGATATCGCCGGACGTGCCGTTTATGAGGATGGGCAGGCACTGCGACCCGAGCAGGCGTTGCACTTCCGTCGTGAAGTGTCCGTAGTAATCAGCAGAGAGCGCTGTCGGCGAGTCGGTGCCAACGTAGTGGAGCGCAAATGAGGCAAGGACCGCGAGAGGTGTGCCTGTCGCGTCCTCCAGGTACAGGAAGCTCAACGCAGGATCGGTAGGGCCGGAAGGGCGTACGGGCTCTGGATTTTCGCTGGCCGGATTCATGTGAACGGTACCGTCGCGCATCCACCACCGGCGGTTGAAGCTGATGCGGTCTTCCCGCGCTCCTGCCCAGCCGATGCTGGCAGGCTGCAGTCGTTTTACCGCCAGTTGGACGGCATCTGCAATCTTGGCAGGAGCCTGCTCCACATACATCGAGTCTTCACGCACGCCGAGGGCTGTGCGAACTGCCGGCCCGCTGTGCGTATGCGTAGCGCAGACCAGCAGATGGCTGGGGGGTATTCCGCAAGTCTGAGCCACGCGCTCCTTCACGGCGTCCGCAATGCGCCGCGGCATACAGACGAAGTCACAAACGACGATCCCGATGCGAATATCGCCGTTGTCAAGCACCAATGCCTTGGCATGAATCTCGTCATGCACGTCTTGGGCCTGACGCTGCGCAAAGCCGCCGCAGAGTGCAATACCCAGCCAGGGTGTCAAGTTGGCAGAAGCGGCTCCTGCGTTTAGTTGATTTTCCATGGAAATACCACCTCTCGATGGCGTCATTGAGGTGACGGGTTCGACGGCCAACGGCTCACTCGTTAACGCGAAATGTGAAAGCCAAGCAACCGCACTCAAGGTTCGAATTCGGATACCCTCAAGGGCAATTGCAAAGTGCTATTTGGCGATCCCATAGAACTGCCCGGCGTTGCCGCCGAAGACATTTGCAAGGCCCACCTCACCTAGTCCCGGGTCCAGTGCCTCTTCCAAGGCTCCAATTACGTCGTCGTAGCGTGCCGCCAAGAGACTGACGGGCCAATCGCTGCCGTACATCACGCGCGCCGGTCCGAAACACTCGACGGTGTGCGATACGTACGGCTGGAGGTCGGCAGGCATCCAGTTGGCGTGATCGGCCTCGGTGACCATGCCGGAGAGCTTGCAGTAAACGTTTTCGTGCTGCGCAATCGCATTGAGATCTGACGCCCACGGTTCGAACTGTTGCGCTTTGATGTCTGGCTTGGCGATGTGGTCGATAACGGCGCGCAGGTTTGATACTTTCTCAAGTACCTGCAATACATAGGGCAAGTGCTGGGGGCGCACCAGGAAGTCAAACGGAAAGTCGCATTCTGCGAGCAGCGTGAGATTCTCAAGCACTACCGGCTGAGTCACCCACGCGTTATCGGACAGGTCATGCAGCATGGGCCGGATTCCCACAAACGCAGGCTGTTGGCGGTATTCCTCGAATAGTTGCGGAAACTTGGGGTCGGCCATGTCCAGCCAGCCGACGACACCACCGATTGAGTCGTTCTCAGCGGCGAGCGAAAGCATATAGTCCGTCTCCGCCGTGGTGGGAGCGGCCTGCACGAGCACTGTCTTGTCGATCCTGTGCCGTTCAAGGCTTGGTTCGAGATCGGCGGGGAGGTAGTCGCGGTAGAGCACGCCCATGTCCGGTGTGAGCCAACCATAGTCGCCGCGGTTTAATTTCCAGTAGTGCTGGTGGGCGTCGATGCGCATGAACCCTCTCTTTGTTGTCGATTGACCCCTTGGCTAGTAGTCCCAACTCTTCTTCCTGACTCGTTGGAAGGGATCACTTGTATCTACCACTTCGGCATCCACGATATCGGCGACGCGCAGGCAGGCCTGGCGGGCGCGATAGACCTGGTCGGGGTCTCGAAACTCCGCGCGGATTTGCGCCACGCCGCGTTCCACATCAACCCCAACCGATTCGAAGCGCAATCCAAAAAGGTACGAATCGTCTTCAAGCACCTTCGCAAGAGCCATACTCTTGCGGAACCAGGCGGCCTGTCCTGTGATCTTGCCCAGAATGTACTTGTGGGCAATCTCCCAATACGCCCAGAAGAGAAAGCCGGAGAGTATCCAGACTGGAAAGGCCTGAAACGCTAACGCCCAACCGTTCTGTATTGAGACGTTGAGGGCTACCAGAAGGCCTACGGGCACGGCAATGAAGGACAAGACTTGGTGCGGGCCAAAGTAACCGGAGACGATTGGCCCAAAGGAAATGCGCCAGTAAGCGTCGCGATCAGCCTGAAAACGACGCAAGAGCGCCATGAGCGCGCCCAGAATTCCCGCGCCAAAAGTAATAGGCGACGTGTTCAAGATCAACGACACTATGGTGAGTACACCTCCCAAAATCATGCCTAGGCTAATTGGAGGAGACCCAGGCTCCGCAGACCGCACAGTTAGCAATCCGACTACAAGGACAGCCAGCAGGATGAGCCCCGTAGCAATCTCGAGAATCTTGAGGGTGCGCAGGCGTTCCCAAAAGCCGGAGAGGATCACCAACGGAGTGAGGACAATGGCAAAGAGCAAGGCGCCCGCCATCAGCGCCAACATGAAGGCGTTGAATATGGGCCATAGGACGACGGCAAGTCCGATCGGTATGATAAACGCCAACGGCGCCAGCGCGCCGCCGATGAAGCCTGCCAGGAGTGTTACCCGCAGGCTGGCAATCATTACCAGCGCATCCGCCACCGTGGCGGAGACTATCTCACGGCGCGAGAGGAAGCGCGCATCATCACCAGCGCCGCCGAGGCTGTTCGGCTGTGCCATTTCTTCACCTGAAGCTATGTTCTCGCCGGAATTGCGGCCAAGGATCGAGCTGCGCTGTGTTGTTGGCTCAAGGACTCGTCATTGGAGTCTTGCGTCGTTCTCGGTTCGAGAGAAGCAAAAGGCAGACTGGCGGTCATGAGACTTCCTCGAACTGCTGGTTCTCATTTTGGCATACACGCTGGGAGGTTCCTGCAGGAGCGCGCTCCTGTCAGACGACCAAGGAACGTACGCCGGTGGCGGTGTACTCATCCCACATATCATCCTGCAAGTCCCACGAGAGCGTTTCCACTTCCACCTCGCGGATGCCGACGATGCGGCGAGCCACTTGACGCGCTCGCTTCACCTGTTCCGGCGTGCGGAACCAGCCCTGAATGTGCGCCTTGTGACCGTCTTCGCTCACGGCAAGATCGGCGATGATGCAGCCGAAGAGGTCGCTATCGTTGTGCAGAACGTACGAGAGGCTCAGTGTGCGGCGGAACCAGACCGCTGAACCCACCCACGATTGGAGCATGCCTTCAAACCAGATGTTCCAGTATTGGTCGTAGACTAAACCAGAGAGGAGCCACACAAACAAGAGGTATACGACCATGATCGGGAACTCTTTCCACACCGCAAGCCCAAGGAAGAGCAACGGCACCCCGATAAGGCTGAGGAGCAAGCCGGGTAGCGTGTCCCACCGCGAGTGAAAGGGCATTGGGCGCAGGCGTCGCTCCACACTGCGAAGATTGAGACGGGCCTTGGCCAAGCCGAGAAGGCCGCTCAAAATCAGGGCAGGCCAAAGGTCCATGAGAATTGCGACCCAGCCAAAAGTGTGGGAAAGGACGAGCGAAACGACACCCACGAGGTTGAGGGTAAACAGCATGACCATGATCGGCCAGATGGCGATCAGGATCATGATTACAGCAAAGAGACCGGCAAATACGCCCGCCCCGGCGATGAAACCGGCGATGAGCGGGATGCGCCTGTCGGCGACGAGCAGCGTTGTTTCATGGGTTGTACCGGTCGCCCACTCCTCGCGGCGGAGCGCTCGCGGCTGTGTCCACCCATGCGGGTCCCACCACGGCAATTGAATGGTGCGCATAGCTTGCCTTCCCCAACTGCTCGAGACTGCACCTTCTCGCTCATGATACTACGTTGCGGCGTAAAGATGTACTCTGTCCGTGGTTTACATGAAGAACTTCGCTCTGGCGCCACCGATCGCGTGTCTCTTAGCCAGGGCGCGGATCCGATGTCCGGCTGCGGAATATCCACGTGGCCACCGGCATGGCAATCACGATTATGCCGGTGCACCAGAAGAGTGCCAGCCAGCCGCTATTGCCAATGGGCGTGCCGACCATCCAGGCGCGCATAGCTTCGATGACGTGGGTAACGGGTTGGTTTTCAGCAAAGACGCGCAGCACGGTCGGCATGCTGGCGGTAGGCACGAAGGCGCTGCTGGCAAATGTGAGCGGCATCAGCACCATGAAACCTGACCACTGTGCGGCCTCCAGCGACTTGACGACCATGCCCAGAATGGCCGAAACCCAGGAAATCGCAAGCGTAAAGAGGAGCAATAGGCCGAGTACCAGCAGCCACTCGGAAAGATCTGCCGTGGGGCGAAATCCAACGAGAAAACTCGCAACAAGCATTATCAACGCCGAAATCGTATTTCGCACCAAATCTGCAATGACGTGCGCCGCGAGCAGAGCCGAGCTCGCCATCGGCAGCGCGCGGAAACGATCTACAATGCCCCGCTGTAGATCGACGAGCACGCTGAAGGTGGTCGTATTGGCCCCAAAGGCAGCCGTTTGCACCAGGATACCGGCCACCAGAAAGTTGACGTAACTCGTGTCCCCCGTGTTGATCGCGCCGCCAAAGACGTAGCGAAAGAGCAACAAGAACATCACGGGCATAAGAAAAGTTGAGAGCAACTGATCGATGTTGCGAATGATGTGTTTGAGGCTGCGCTTGGTCAGCACCCAGGAGTTGTCGAGCGTCCAGAAGATCTCCGGACGGGCCTCTGGTTGCGTATTGGCAAGCAAAGACATTGATTCTTTCATTCCCTCTCCTTCTCCTGGCCCTCTTCCGGTTGATCGTCGGATTGGGGAGTAGTCGCGGTGCCCGTTAGCGTGAGAAAGACATCATCCAAGGTGGGACGATGCAGCGAAACGTTCTCCACCTCTATGTCGGCTTCTTCTAAGCGTTGCAGCACCTCTCTCAGCTCGTGGACGCCGTGTTGGCTGGCAATGCTCAGCAAGCGCCGCTTGCTATCCAGGTGCAGGGCTTGGCCGTCCAGCGCTTGCTCAGCCCTTACGAAATCACTGGATGCGGCAATGGTGAGATCCAAGCGTGCGGCGCCGATGCGGGACTTTAGCTCGTCTGCCGTGCCGGCAGCAATCACACTGCCGTGATCAATGACAACGATCTGGTCTGCCAATTGGTCGGCTTCTTCCATATATTGCGTTGTCAGCAGGATGGTGACGTCGCTGGCCGAGAGGCGCTTGATCATCTCCCACAGTGACAAACGGCTTCTCGGATCAAGCCCGGTGGTGGGCTCATCCAAGAACAGCACTGGTGGGGATGCAATGAGGCTCATCGCCAAGTCGAGGCGGCGGCGCATTCCGCCGGAATAGGTCTTCACCGTGCGCCCGGCGGCATCGGTGAGTTCGAATAGCTCCAAAAGGTCGCGGGTACGCCGCTTCGTATCGGCAATGCTGAGGCGATAGAGCCTGCCCAGCATCAGCAAGTTCTCTTCCCCGGTGAGATACTCGTCCACCGCCGCGTACTGTCCGGTGAGCCCAATGCTCTTGCGCACCTGGCCCCCTTCCCGGGACACGTCGAAGCCGTTTACAAGCGCCTGGCCGCCATCGGGTGGCAGCAATGTGCTCAATATGCGAATGATTGTCGTCTTGCCGGCGCCGTTAGGACCAAGTAACGCCAGAATGCTCCCACGTGCGACCGTGAGGTCGATTCCCTTGAGCACTTCTAAGTCTTTGAAGGACTTGCGTAATCCGGCGACCACAATTGCATTATCTTCAATTTCATTTTCATTTGCATCCATCTCAGCCGATGCGGACAAGGTCTCTGTCATCAAGATTCCCTTAGTGCGATAAATGCTAATTCACTGGTTTACGTGTTGATTCCAATTCGACTCAGCCAGCCAAACGCAACGGCCGCGAGGAAGCCCTACTGTTGGCTCAAAATTCTTTCACACCCCAGCGCGGGAGATTCTGGATCGAGGCCCAATCAATCGTTGCAGGTTGCTCTTGCTCGCAATCCAAAGTGTCAACGTGCATGCTACGCTCTGCCGGCGCCGGCTTAGCCGTATTTGAAGGTCTTGTTCTGCGCAGTCTTCTTGAGAAAGAAATCCAGACGCTTCTTGAATTCCGCGGGTCGGTTGCGTGCGCTCTCGATGAACGCTACGCGGATACTTTGATAGTCTTCCGGGAAATCCTGAAAGTGCTGCCAGGTTTGCGGGTCCGCTCTTAGCGCAGACTCGATGTCCGGCGCGATCACAAATGGTTCATCCAAATCAACGCCCTGAGCGGCCTCTAGTCCTGCCGGAGTCATCTTGCCTTGAGCGATAAGGTTGCGCAGGCGCGCTTTGTTCGATTCCGACCAATTGCTGCTCGGCTTGCGCGGCGAAAACCGCTGTGCAAAGCGCTCCTCATCGATGCCCTTCTGCTGGCTGTCTATCCAGCCAAAGCAGAGGGCTTCCTCAACGGCATCATTGTATGCAACACGGGGTTTGCCTGTGGCTTTGCGGTAATAGACCAGCCAAATCTCCTTGGCGTGGGCGTGGTGCTCGTGGAGCCATGCCCGCCATTCTTGCCTATCCTTGGCGTAATACGTATCCATATACTCAGATTCTCTGTGAGGAATGTCGTCTACATGAGGAGCTCTGGCGAACGAAAGAGCGATGTAGGCTGCACACTGTTCAAAGAGCGGGGGCAAGCCCCCGCGCTACGCACAGCTCCAGTTCTCAGATAACGTGTCTCACAAAGTGATCGGTACACCTAGTGAGATATTCTTTGGAAGTCGAGTAGTTGAGTTCTCATTAAATAATAGCATGTGGGAGCTTGTGAGGGGCAGAATGCCAGAGCATTCTTCTGACATGCATCGCCGGTACATGAACGAGTCGACGTGTGCTGAGCGCGCAGCACGCAGCGTCCCTCGAATGCGCCCTACTCCACGTCGTCTGTTGGTGGTTCCGGAGCGGGTTCGATCAGAGCAAGCGGCTGGCCGTATTCAACCGGTTGCCGGGATTCCACGAGAAAGCGCTCGAGAGTACCGGCAAAGGGTGCGTGGACTTCATTGAGCACGTTAAGGACCTCGATGTAGCCGAGCAACTGTCCTTCCTCTATCTCAGCGCCCTCGTCGATGACGGGTAGTTGCTCCTGTCGCCGGCTGCGGGAAAACACTCCTACCCTCCCCGCGTGCACGACGTGCAATTGCGGCTCTGCTTCTTCCACTTCGGGCGGAGGAGACGACGAGACGACCGACATCATGTGGGGGGTGCGCTTGATTGCCACGCGAATGCCGTCATGCTCAAGCGATAGTTCTTCTACGTCAGAATCGCTGATGAGTTCGAGCAACGGCTTCAAACGCTCGTGAATTACCCGGGAGAGGGGAGTTGTCTCACGGGAAGATGGCAGCTCAGTCTGTTCGCCTTGACCGCTCACGATGAACGCACCCGCTCGATATAGCTGCTCGTTCGAGTATCCACACGAATAGTCTCTCCCACGTTGACGAAGAGCGGAACATTGACGACCAGCCCTGTTTCGACCGTAGCGGGCTTGGTGCCACCCGCGGCCGTGTCGCCCTTAAAGCCGGGCGCAG
Coding sequences:
- a CDS encoding YdeI/OmpD-associated family protein — translated: MDTYYAKDRQEWRAWLHEHHAHAKEIWLVYYRKATGKPRVAYNDAVEEALCFGWIDSQQKGIDEERFAQRFSPRKPSSNWSESNKARLRNLIAQGKMTPAGLEAAQGVDLDEPFVIAPDIESALRADPQTWQHFQDFPEDYQSIRVAFIESARNRPAEFKKRLDFFLKKTAQNKTFKYG
- a CDS encoding ATP-binding cassette domain-containing protein — its product is MTETLSASAEMDANENEIEDNAIVVAGLRKSFKDLEVLKGIDLTVARGSILALLGPNGAGKTTIIRILSTLLPPDGGQALVNGFDVSREGGQVRKSIGLTGQYAAVDEYLTGEENLLMLGRLYRLSIADTKRRTRDLLELFELTDAAGRTVKTYSGGMRRRLDLAMSLIASPPVLFLDEPTTGLDPRSRLSLWEMIKRLSASDVTILLTTQYMEEADQLADQIVVIDHGSVIAAGTADELKSRIGAARLDLTIAASSDFVRAEQALDGQALHLDSKRRLLSIASQHGVHELREVLQRLEEADIEVENVSLHRPTLDDVFLTLTGTATTPQSDDQPEEGQEKERE
- a CDS encoding ABC transporter permease → MKESMSLLANTQPEARPEIFWTLDNSWVLTKRSLKHIIRNIDQLLSTFLMPVMFLLLFRYVFGGAINTGDTSYVNFLVAGILVQTAAFGANTTTFSVLVDLQRGIVDRFRALPMASSALLAAHVIADLVRNTISALIMLVASFLVGFRPTADLSEWLLVLGLLLLFTLAISWVSAILGMVVKSLEAAQWSGFMVLMPLTFASSAFVPTASMPTVLRVFAENQPVTHVIEAMRAWMVGTPIGNSGWLALFWCTGIIVIAMPVATWIFRSRTSDPRPG
- a CDS encoding amidohydrolase family protein; this encodes MRIDAHQHYWKLNRGDYGWLTPDMGVLYRDYLPADLEPSLERHRIDKTVLVQAAPTTAETDYMLSLAAENDSIGGVVGWLDMADPKFPQLFEEYRQQPAFVGIRPMLHDLSDNAWVTQPVVLENLTLLAECDFPFDFLVRPQHLPYVLQVLEKVSNLRAVIDHIAKPDIKAQQFEPWASDLNAIAQHENVYCKLSGMVTEADHANWMPADLQPYVSHTVECFGPARVMYGSDWPVSLLAARYDDVIGALEEALDPGLGEVGLANVFGGNAGQFYGIAK